A genomic region of Capnocytophaga canimorsus contains the following coding sequences:
- the murD gene encoding UDP-N-acetylmuramoyl-L-alanine--D-glutamate ligase, protein MKKLVILGGGESGVGAAILGKKKHWDVFLSDKGKVATKYAEVLNQHTIRWEENKHTESEILSADCIIKSPGIPDTVEIIKKAKEKHIEIISEIEFAYRYTKGKIIAITGSNGKTTTTSLTYHILKESGLNVGVAGNIGKSFAQMVAEDDKEYYVLEISSFQLDGITSFKPHIAILLNITPDHLDRYDYKMENYIASKFRITENQTENDYFIYDIDDPIIAQWLEKNEIKSQKIPFSIEKKLNKGIYSLKDIIHMNIDNQTFEIEVKEMSLKGKHNIKNSMAASVSSRLLKVRKESIRESLKGFVGEPHRLEFVKTVEGITYINDSKATNVNSVFFALDTMKTPVVWIVGGVDKGNDYSPLLPYVHEKVRAIICLGKDNSPILKSFGNVIDNIVETQSMEEAVSLSKQFAKNGDTVLLSPACASFDLFKNYEERGNEFKKEVEKL, encoded by the coding sequence ATGAAAAAATTAGTAATTTTAGGAGGAGGCGAAAGCGGTGTTGGGGCTGCAATTCTTGGTAAAAAGAAGCATTGGGACGTATTTCTGTCCGACAAAGGCAAGGTAGCAACCAAATATGCTGAGGTACTCAATCAACATACCATTCGATGGGAGGAAAATAAGCATACCGAAAGTGAAATCCTCTCAGCAGATTGTATCATAAAGAGTCCAGGAATTCCTGATACGGTAGAAATCATCAAAAAAGCAAAGGAAAAACATATCGAAATCATTTCCGAAATTGAATTTGCTTATCGCTATACCAAAGGGAAGATTATTGCCATCACGGGTAGCAACGGAAAGACTACCACAACCAGCCTAACGTATCACATTCTGAAAGAAAGCGGGCTTAATGTGGGCGTGGCAGGGAACATCGGGAAGAGTTTTGCTCAAATGGTAGCAGAAGATGATAAAGAATATTATGTTCTGGAAATCAGTAGTTTTCAACTGGACGGAATTACGAGTTTTAAGCCGCACATTGCCATTTTACTGAACATCACTCCTGACCATCTGGATAGGTATGACTATAAAATGGAGAATTACATCGCATCGAAATTCAGAATTACTGAAAATCAGACCGAAAATGATTATTTTATTTACGACATCGACGACCCAATCATAGCTCAATGGCTTGAAAAGAACGAAATAAAATCACAAAAAATCCCATTTTCAATAGAAAAAAAATTAAATAAAGGAATTTATAGTTTAAAAGACATAATACATATGAATATTGACAACCAGACATTTGAAATTGAAGTAAAAGAAATGAGTTTGAAAGGAAAACACAACATTAAGAACTCTATGGCGGCTTCGGTATCTTCACGACTTCTGAAAGTTCGTAAGGAATCTATCCGCGAGAGCCTGAAAGGTTTTGTTGGTGAGCCACATCGTCTGGAATTTGTTAAAACAGTGGAAGGAATTACCTATATAAACGACTCAAAAGCGACCAATGTAAACTCTGTTTTCTTTGCTTTGGACACAATGAAAACGCCCGTAGTGTGGATTGTAGGTGGTGTGGACAAAGGGAATGATTATTCTCCCCTACTGCCTTACGTACACGAAAAAGTGAGAGCAATTATTTGCTTAGGGAAAGATAATTCGCCCATCTTAAAATCTTTTGGAAACGTCATTGATAACATTGTAGAGACCCAAAGTATGGAAGAGGCTGTATCTCTTTCAAAACAATTTGCAAAAAACGGAGATACTGTGCTACTTTCACCTGCGTGTGCAAGTTTTGACTTGTTCAAAAATTATGAAGAACGAGGAAATGAATTCAAAAAAGAAGTAGAAAAACTATAA
- a CDS encoding FtsW/RodA/SpoVE family cell cycle protein, protein MRSWLARNIKGDKVTWAIILIFTLFSFLAVYSASTNLVYVIGKGTTFGHFLRHGLIVFIGFVIIYVIHKVPYRFSRPVSKLGLFLSALFLIFAALKGTTIEGANASRWIQVPFVGISFQPSTFALVMLMTYVASYLAENYGKKPTFSESFLPLWLPVAIILGLIVPSNLSTAVLGAGSVGILTFIGRHPLKNIFTALSIGIALMAIFILTVKAFPDNFKNTRVSTWVSRIESFTAGEDEKEGYQIERAKMAIAKGGLMGEGAGKSTMKNFLPQSSSDFIYAIITEEYGSFGALVIMALYVLLLLRIVIISQNARTIFGQLLVLGVGFPIILQALINMGVAVELFPVTGQNLPLISSGGTSIWMTCLALGLILSVSTSKRNNKQQAMEKDKNLAEVEEELAEEIMEEIQKAERKKLAT, encoded by the coding sequence ATGCGAAGCTGGTTAGCACGAAATATAAAGGGAGATAAAGTCACTTGGGCTATCATACTGATATTTACGTTATTCTCATTTTTGGCTGTTTATAGTGCCAGTACAAATTTGGTTTACGTTATCGGTAAGGGAACCACGTTCGGACACTTTTTAAGGCACGGACTCATTGTCTTTATTGGCTTTGTCATCATTTATGTAATTCATAAAGTTCCGTATCGTTTCTCTCGTCCAGTTTCAAAGTTAGGATTATTCCTTTCGGCTTTGTTTTTGATTTTTGCCGCTCTTAAAGGAACCACCATTGAAGGAGCCAATGCCAGTCGATGGATTCAAGTGCCTTTTGTGGGTATTTCATTTCAGCCTTCTACGTTTGCTTTGGTTATGCTGATGACGTATGTAGCCTCGTATTTAGCTGAAAACTACGGCAAAAAGCCCACATTCTCGGAATCTTTTCTTCCTTTATGGCTACCTGTGGCGATTATCCTTGGGCTTATCGTGCCCTCTAACCTTTCTACGGCTGTACTGGGAGCAGGTTCGGTAGGGATTTTAACTTTTATTGGGCGACATCCTCTGAAAAATATCTTTACGGCTCTGAGTATCGGTATAGCTCTTATGGCAATTTTCATTCTTACAGTGAAAGCATTTCCTGATAATTTCAAAAATACGCGGGTAAGCACTTGGGTAAGCCGTATTGAATCCTTTACAGCAGGAGAAGACGAGAAAGAAGGTTATCAAATTGAACGAGCTAAAATGGCTATTGCAAAAGGCGGACTAATGGGTGAAGGAGCTGGAAAAAGCACGATGAAAAACTTTCTGCCACAGAGTTCTTCCGATTTTATTTATGCTATTATTACGGAGGAATATGGCTCGTTTGGGGCATTAGTCATAATGGCTCTTTATGTACTTTTACTTTTGCGGATTGTCATCATTTCTCAAAATGCAAGAACGATATTTGGGCAGTTATTAGTTTTGGGAGTAGGCTTTCCAATTATTCTACAAGCCCTTATAAATATGGGAGTTGCGGTAGAATTATTTCCCGTTACGGGACAGAACTTACCGCTTATTAGTAGTGGAGGAACTTCCATTTGGATGACGTGTTTGGCGTTAGGATTGATTCTTTCGGTAAGTACAAGCAAACGCAATAATAAACAACAAGCTATGGAAAAAGACAAAAACTTAGCCGAAGTTGAAGAGGAACTAGCTGAAGAAATTATGGAAGAAATCCAAAAGGCAGAAAGAAAGAAATTGGCAACATAG
- the murG gene encoding undecaprenyldiphospho-muramoylpentapeptide beta-N-acetylglucosaminyltransferase, with protein MKRFIISGGGTGGHIYPAIAIANEIKNRLPDAEILFVGAENRMEMQKVPQSGYPIEGLWISGLQRKLTLDNLMFPLKLVSSLWKARKIIKKFRSDVVIGTGGYASAPTLKAAQWIGIPTIIQEQNSYAGVTNKWVCQKAEKICVAYDDMEKFFPKEKIVKTGNPVRADLLNISEKRKEAQTFFSLNPNKKTLLVLGGSLGARRINQLIESNLPLFEKLDIQVLWQCGKLYFEEYKKYDSENIKVLQFIDRMDFAYASADVIISRAGASSVSELCIVGKPVIFIPSPNVAEDHQTKNAQAIAKKQGCVLIRESELDSQFKTIFSQLILDENQQKNLSENIKKLAQPNATKDIVDIIFKLFKD; from the coding sequence ATGAAAAGATTTATCATATCAGGTGGCGGTACAGGCGGACATATTTATCCTGCTATTGCTATTGCGAATGAAATAAAGAATCGTTTGCCTGATGCCGAAATTCTGTTTGTGGGAGCTGAAAACCGAATGGAAATGCAAAAAGTGCCTCAGTCGGGGTATCCCATCGAAGGATTGTGGATTTCGGGGTTACAACGCAAACTAACGCTTGACAACTTGATGTTTCCGCTGAAACTTGTCAGTAGCCTGTGGAAGGCTCGGAAAATCATCAAGAAATTTCGTTCTGATGTGGTTATCGGAACAGGCGGATATGCCTCTGCCCCAACCCTTAAAGCAGCTCAATGGATCGGCATCCCTACGATAATTCAAGAACAGAATTCCTATGCTGGAGTGACCAACAAATGGGTATGCCAAAAAGCGGAAAAAATATGTGTGGCTTATGACGATATGGAAAAATTCTTCCCGAAAGAAAAAATAGTGAAAACGGGAAATCCTGTTCGGGCAGATTTGCTCAACATTTCCGAAAAAAGAAAAGAAGCTCAAACTTTTTTCTCTCTGAATCCAAATAAAAAAACGCTTTTGGTTTTGGGTGGAAGTTTAGGAGCAAGACGTATCAATCAGCTTATTGAAAGCAATTTGCCTCTTTTTGAAAAACTTGATATCCAAGTACTTTGGCAGTGTGGGAAACTCTATTTTGAAGAATATAAAAAGTACGACTCTGAAAATATTAAAGTATTGCAATTCATTGACCGAATGGATTTTGCGTACGCCTCAGCAGATGTGATTATTTCCCGAGCAGGAGCAAGTTCCGTAAGTGAACTTTGCATTGTGGGCAAACCTGTGATTTTCATTCCGTCACCCAACGTAGCGGAAGACCATCAGACCAAAAACGCACAAGCAATAGCAAAAAAACAAGGTTGTGTTTTAATCCGTGAAAGCGAGTTAGATAGCCAATTTAAAACAATATTTTCACAGCTAATTCTTGACGAAAATCAACAGAAAAATCTCTCTGAAAATATCAAAAAATTAGCTCAACCCAACGCAACTAAGGACATCGTAGATATTATTTTTAAATTATTCAAAGATTAA
- a CDS encoding GNAT family N-acetyltransferase yields the protein MKEVIIKKLNSENLVTKGLKLSLEVFTKCNKMDYNDEGYRHFNSYIENKEQVSLLSIYGAFINENLVGIIGVKENGHHISLFFVDEKYQGLKIGRKLFAFAQNDTKANHIIVNSSTSAVEMYKKLGFNIIREQITRNGLTSVLMEYKNND from the coding sequence ATGAAAGAAGTAATCATTAAGAAATTAAATTCGGAAAATTTGGTAACAAAAGGCTTGAAATTATCCTTAGAGGTCTTCACTAAGTGCAACAAAATGGACTATAATGATGAGGGCTATCGTCATTTTAATAGTTATATTGAAAATAAGGAACAAGTCTCTTTATTATCAATCTACGGAGCATTTATCAATGAAAATCTTGTAGGGATTATTGGAGTCAAAGAAAACGGTCATCACATTTCCTTATTTTTTGTAGATGAAAAGTATCAAGGCTTGAAGATTGGACGTAAATTATTTGCATTTGCCCAAAACGACACAAAAGCAAATCACATCATCGTTAATTCATCAACAAGTGCAGTTGAAATGTACAAAAAGTTAGGATTTAACATCATCAGAGAACAAATTACAAGAAACGGATTGACTTCTGTTTTAATGGAATACAAAAACAATGACTAA
- the murC gene encoding UDP-N-acetylmuramate--L-alanine ligase — protein sequence MKVNFNNIKNVYFIGIGGIGMSALARYFKAIGKNVCGYDRTPTEITDTLENEGIKVHFTEDEANIPSDFKSVENTLIVYTPAVPKMHVELVFFQKNGYQVFKRSEILGMITENSFCLAVAGTHGKTTTSSILAHILVESGASVSAFLGGIAENFNSNLVLNGSKFTVVEADEFDRSFLRLSPDIACITSMDADHLDIYGSKEEFKKGFRDFADKIKSDENRIICNRLKINGKTYGLEDNSDFSFQNIRIENGLYHFDFHYANNVLKNYVFPKPGRHNLSNALAAVAMGVQAGFPAEKLLSALATFKGVKRRFSYIIKEKNFVFIDDYAHHPSEINALFQAVDEMYPKIEKTIVFQPHLFTRTRDFMDEFAESLSKFDDVVLLDIYPARELPIEGITSEVLLEKIQSKQKVLVSKSDLIPLLTKKQPKLLLTVGAGDIGAEVEKIKKMLIKCCA from the coding sequence ATGAAAGTCAATTTCAATAACATAAAAAACGTATATTTCATCGGGATTGGTGGAATCGGAATGTCGGCATTGGCTCGTTATTTCAAAGCCATCGGAAAGAATGTCTGCGGATACGACCGAACACCAACAGAAATTACCGATACACTTGAAAACGAAGGAATTAAAGTCCACTTTACGGAAGATGAAGCAAATATCCCATCAGATTTCAAAAGTGTGGAAAATACTCTTATAGTGTACACACCTGCCGTCCCGAAAATGCACGTTGAACTTGTTTTCTTCCAAAAGAATGGTTATCAAGTTTTTAAGCGTTCCGAAATTTTAGGAATGATTACTGAAAATAGTTTTTGTTTAGCGGTGGCAGGAACGCACGGAAAAACCACAACATCAAGCATTTTAGCTCATATTTTAGTGGAAAGTGGAGCTTCAGTAAGTGCTTTTTTAGGTGGAATTGCCGAAAATTTCAACAGCAATTTAGTTCTTAACGGAAGTAAATTTACCGTTGTTGAAGCCGACGAATTTGACCGCTCTTTTTTAAGGTTATCTCCTGATATTGCGTGTATTACTTCAATGGATGCTGACCATTTGGACATCTACGGAAGTAAAGAGGAATTTAAAAAAGGGTTTCGTGATTTTGCCGACAAAATTAAATCTGATGAAAATCGGATTATATGTAACAGACTGAAAATAAACGGAAAAACATACGGATTGGAAGATAATTCTGATTTCAGCTTTCAAAATATTCGTATCGAAAATGGTTTGTATCACTTTGATTTCCATTATGCAAACAACGTTCTTAAAAATTATGTGTTTCCAAAACCGGGCAGACACAATTTGTCGAACGCTTTGGCGGCGGTGGCGATGGGTGTACAAGCGGGGTTTCCTGCTGAAAAATTATTGTCCGCATTGGCAACTTTTAAAGGAGTAAAACGTCGATTTTCATACATCATCAAAGAAAAGAATTTCGTTTTTATTGACGACTATGCACATCACCCATCGGAAATCAATGCACTTTTCCAAGCGGTGGACGAAATGTATCCAAAAATTGAAAAAACCATTGTTTTTCAGCCTCATTTGTTTACTCGAACTCGCGATTTTATGGACGAATTTGCAGAGAGTTTATCCAAATTTGACGATGTAGTGTTGTTGGATATTTATCCTGCAAGAGAGTTGCCCATTGAAGGAATCACATCAGAAGTGTTGTTAGAAAAAATTCAAAGTAAACAGAAAGTTTTGGTTTCAAAATCGGACTTAATTCCGTTACTGACCAAAAAACAGCCCAAGTTATTGCTTACTGTTGGAGCAGGTGACATCGGAGCGGAAGTTGAGAAAATTAAAAAGATGTTGATAAAATGTTGCGCGTAA
- a CDS encoding cell division protein FtsQ/DivIB has protein sequence MLRVKKILKILVIITLPISLQAFASSRNYLRSVKEVKVVYLGSENMYVTDQAIRKLLFKQPHNEIRLKTLDIFNLEQLLNAHVMVENSEIFHTIDGEVEIKVKQRQPIGRIYENGKFFYMDTQGMQMPLSQNYSARVPLVLGDVNKAYWDTTFKVLQFIGEDDFLSKNIIEIKVKANGEYEFRMRIPDFIVLLGKAEDLELKKANLKAFYKKMEKEKALNTYKTVNLKYANQVICIRN, from the coding sequence ATGTTGCGCGTAAAAAAAATATTAAAAATACTGGTAATCATAACATTACCAATTTCTCTTCAGGCTTTTGCCTCATCGAGGAATTATTTACGCTCGGTAAAAGAAGTTAAAGTGGTATATTTGGGCTCGGAAAATATGTACGTAACCGATCAGGCTATTCGAAAGTTGCTTTTCAAGCAGCCTCACAACGAAATACGGCTAAAAACTTTGGATATTTTCAACTTGGAACAGCTACTTAATGCGCACGTTATGGTTGAAAATTCGGAAATTTTCCATACCATTGACGGAGAAGTAGAAATAAAAGTAAAACAACGTCAGCCCATCGGGCGCATATACGAAAACGGAAAATTTTTCTATATGGACACCCAAGGAATGCAAATGCCACTCTCACAAAACTACTCGGCAAGAGTGCCACTAGTGTTGGGAGATGTCAATAAAGCCTATTGGGATACCACTTTTAAGGTATTGCAATTTATTGGAGAAGATGATTTTTTATCAAAGAACATCATAGAAATAAAAGTCAAGGCTAACGGAGAGTACGAATTCAGAATGCGAATCCCTGACTTTATCGTACTCTTAGGGAAAGCTGAGGACCTAGAGCTAAAAAAGGCAAATCTGAAAGCATTTTACAAAAAAATGGAGAAAGAAAAAGCCTTAAATACGTACAAAACCGTAAATTTAAAGTACGCAAACCAAGTGATTTGTATTAGAAATTAA